Proteins co-encoded in one Geovibrio ferrireducens genomic window:
- the rplC gene encoding 50S ribosomal protein L3, with protein sequence MARAIIGRKVGMTQVFTADGTLIPVTVVQAGPCVVVNKRTVEKNGYSAVQLGFDKILKEKKVNCPAKGYFKTQGVDAHKVLKEFRVADDSSFEIGQEVNATLFAEGDIVDVQGTSIGKGFQGVVKRFGFAGGPKTHGSHFHREPGSIGMCEFPGETEKGRPMPGRMGGDKVTVQKLSVVKVIPETNLILVKGAIPGHDNGIVFIKETIKK encoded by the coding sequence ATGGCTAGAGCAATAATCGGAAGAAAAGTGGGGATGACGCAGGTATTTACCGCAGACGGAACTCTCATCCCCGTTACAGTGGTCCAAGCCGGACCATGTGTAGTTGTTAACAAAAGAACCGTTGAAAAAAACGGTTACAGTGCCGTTCAGCTCGGCTTTGACAAAATTCTCAAAGAGAAAAAAGTCAACTGCCCCGCAAAAGGCTATTTCAAAACTCAGGGCGTAGATGCTCACAAGGTTCTCAAAGAGTTCCGCGTGGCTGACGACTCTTCCTTTGAAATCGGTCAGGAAGTGAACGCCACACTTTTCGCGGAAGGCGATATTGTGGATGTTCAGGGAACTTCTATCGGTAAAGGTTTTCAGGGCGTTGTGAAGCGTTTCGGCTTCGCAGGCGGTCCTAAAACCCACGGTTCGCACTTCCACCGTGAACCCGGTTCTATCGGGATGTGCGAGTTCCCCGGAGAGACTGAAAAAGGCAGGCCTATGCCCGGAAGAATGGGCGGCGACAAAGTAACCGTTCAGAAACTTTCCGTAGTGAAAGTAATCCCTGAGACAAACCTTATCCTCGTGAAAGGTGCTATTCCGGGACATGACAACGGAATCGTTTTCAT